AAATGTGAAGATATTTAGATTCCCCATTTTTCAGTATGGGAAGTGATTATGAAAATTATGCAGAAATGAATCTTTGCAAGTTGATATTTGTCAGATGTTTACTCTGAATGATTTAGATTCTGGGCATACAAAAGATATATTGAACaaatctatattttgtaattttcGTATTGCATAAGAGGGTCACAATTTTGATTTGagtttgaaagattttggaatCATAGATTGGTTGAGCCAGAGTGCCAGACAATGTTTTTAATGCAAGCAAAAGATCATTTATCTATGCTTCAAATAATCTGTCTGGCACAacttttttcatcatttttattttcatcttttaatCACTCAAAGTTTCGAACTGTTAGCAAttgtacctcatgtcatatggTTGATGTCGGGCTTATGTTTTACCTATAGAAGCCAAAATTGTTGCAGAAATGGAGATTTACTTGAAAAGCAACTATTGATCGTCCGGAAATTTTTTGTGTGACCAAATGTATTAGCAAAACAATTAATACCTGAAAATGGAGCTTCTGTGAAGGTTGCTCCAGATGTCCTTTACATTGTGTTACAACACAGAATAATGCTTTATTGTTAAACTGAACAAAACACTTGAGTCTCTTCTAGCACACTAAATAGATGAGCAATCTTGTCTTGGAAGTGCTTGGGACTGGCTGCTTatgtattatttttattttccacAAGACTTTTTATATATGGATTTTATCCTGTTTGAAgaattttattgatgttttgttacccaaatatatatattgaaatagCAATCTTACTTGTGCAACATTTAACTTATTTTTGACGGAAACACTAGTCCCAGATGCTGGAACAGGCCATTAGTGCCTTGACAGGATATCATGGTTCCAAGTTGAGCCTCCTTTTGGTTGCAACAATGCTAGAAATTGCATAGACTGCAGTATAACCTgatatttcttttaaatattgcagtttctcagaaaaaaaaataatgttgcTTCTGTTGTTGTGGTTTTCTTCGCATGACTCACTAAACTGGCCATATGCCAACAGGCTGAAAAATGTTGACTGGAGTGGTGTGTACCTTCTATAAGTTACTGAGAAAAAAATGATGTTGCCTTTATTGATGTGGTGTTCTTTGCATGACTCACTAAACCAGCCATATGCCAAAAGACTGAAAAATGTTGACAGGCAAGCGCTGTGTAGCTCCTATAAGTTCTCATCTTTGTCATAGGATTGTTGAAGTGGATCATTGGACCTGATGTTTAGATTAATGATTGGTCTTTGATGCCCTTCCAGATCTCAAAAGGTGTAAAAAGAACCAATTACTGCAGCTGTTGGAAAGTAGCTGGTGCTTTAATTTCTTGATTGTTTAGGAACATAATCAAACCGTTTCAGCTTGGTCCTTAAAAGACCTGTTATTGCTGTTTGTGCTTTTTACCATTAATAAAATCAAAGTTGACTATGTTTTGCCTTAGGTATACTGGTCCCTTTGCTTGTGATGCACTTTATCTCTTATTCTTTTGACAGGTAAgtccttaaaaaagaaaatgcacCACCATTCAATTGCCCTCTACTGATTGCATTTGGTAATGCTTTCTAGATATTCTCTGAGAGAAGAGGTCAATGGAAGGCAGCAACTCAGTCTCAAGAGTTCTTTAGAACACTTCAAAGATATTACAGCAATGCCTATATGGATGCTGAAAAACAAGATGCAATAAACTTGTAGGTTCATGACAAAACTTTGTGCATTTGCCTTAATCTCATGGCTTTTTATTGCTTCGGCAATGAAATTTCGTTTCTCTGTGGACTGCAGTACATATAGTTGATTTGCTATCTAATGATGCAGATTCTTGGGCCACTTCCAACCTCAACAGGGTAAACCAGCACTGTGGGAGCTGGACTCTGATCAGCATTGCAATGTAGGGAAACATAGTTATGCTTTTGCTGAGGAAAATGGAAGGTACTGTTAATAATACAATTCTCATGATTTGGTGCATGATACAGAAATTATCTTGTTGCTTCTGTCAATTTACtatgagaaaaaaaatcttccttctctttttttttgttttgctttttaatGGTGGCATCCAAAGGTTACAGAGTTATTAGTTAACTCCAGTGAGTGTTTTTTCTCttctaattttgattttttttgatgtgcTAGCATCTTCATAAGTCCAAAAATTCAATTAGATATTTTTCTTGCCTTTAAAGGCATACATTTGACAATCTTCCTGTGGTCAGAATGATGTTAACTTTGCTATAGTCATGGTCGGCGGAATCGTTCCGAACCGGACGGTTCCGTCCGTTTCGAGCCGTACCGGTGGCTCACCGGTACGGTTCGGACTGTAAAAATGGCACGCTGCTGGTGcgggagaaagagaagagagagagagagagcgggggtgggaaggagaaggagaggcggCAGACGCTGGGGGAGGTGCAGCGGAGGCCGTGACAGCTGAGGCTATGATCAGACCTTTATTTTGTTCGAAACAGGGAAACCGGCCTCGGCTGCTACGACCTCCACTGGCGTCCGCcgcttctccttctccctccctcccccgctcgctctctctctctctggctcCGGCAGCATGCTCTCCCTCTCGGTATGGGCTCGGCACGGCCCGTACCGAGTTGTCCCGCCGGAGAACCAGTACAGTGCCCGGTACCGGTTCCTCCGACCTTGGCTATAGTATAAAAATATTCATCTGATGGTCTGGGATGAAATAAACATGGGCTTGGAGATTGATGAGGCTGTTTGATATACAATCTAAGAAACATCTGAAATAATCCTTCGTAATCAAGCTTCTTCATAACTTAGTTAATTGACAATAGTGTTTTGTTGTCTTGAGTCatgagttgtaatcaagcttaTCTATCAAAGTTGTGACACCAACACAACATAATTTTTATCTGCTACCTATATGCCTTGTGTCTTCAAAGTTTGAACCTTCTTGATGATTTTCTACTTTGTTGATAACATTCGCatattggattagaacttctaTACTTCCATTGAATGCCAATTGCTCCCTGCAGCTACAGTTGTTTTTTTGAGAATATGGTGGTTATGCAGTTACAGTTTTTCCAGTATGAAAAAACCAATCTCAGGCTTGTATGTTCTTTTAGCTGATGTTTTGCATAGTGCTTGGTCTCTTTCATTCATGTTTATAGCTGACCTTTATatctctattgaattcatttttgAGGTAAGAAATTGCATATATTTTCTTAGCTGACATTCATATTTTCTTCCGTAGGTCATTTTTCAAACGATCCCTATCAGATGGCAACATTCTGCATGAAAGCAATGCACCCCTCAGCTGTAATGTAGGTAGGAACAAGCTCCCTAACTCAGCTTTGTCTGACAGAAACCATCGACTAGGAGATGCCAAGGATCTGTCTGATTCAACACCAGAAATTTCAACCTCTGAAAGCGATGTATCATATTCCAGGTCAGCTGCCATAGTTTTTGATATTTATTACATTGAGAAGCTCTTGCATTTCATTTAATTTTTGATGTCAGGGGGCATATTTTAACCAAACATGGTAGCAAATAAAACAGATGACATTTTGAGAtcctttttatttcaaaaaagagaaaatatgaaCAAGGACAACCTGTACAACTACTGTTATTGACACTAAACACATTAAAAATCGAGTTGATGCATATCTAAATATATAAGTGATTTATCCTTGTGTTGCTTTTCGTTGCTAAAAGAAACTACTCATCTCTAGAATGCCTAAATTTATTACACTGGTCTATGGCCTATAGATAAGGATAGatgttatccttttcttttctttttcttttttcgcgTCATTGTATGACTTCATCTCCAACATCATTGGGTGTATATATTGATAGTTTGTTCATTTATAGTTGGCAGACTAAATATTCTTCCCTATTTGCTGCAGGCACACTCCTACAATGTCTCGCAGACAGCTTTTTGCAGATAGTGAGCATAGTTATTTCTATGAAAATGGGGATTCAAATTTCCTGGACCTTGATTGGCTTTCATCTTCTGGGAATTCATGCGAGGAAGAAATTTATGAAAGGTGATCTTCTAGCTAGAATTTATCAAGTATGTGGTTGTAATTTCAATTTAGATATTATCTCTTGCAAACTTGTTGGGGGTATATCTGAGCTTCTTATAAATTTACTTTGTGCAAAAGCATGGATTGTTTGCTGCGCTTTTGTGGTACAGTATGAAGTAGAAGAGTTTATACAAACTATATATGTAATTTTTGATTTATGAACTCCTTCGTTTTAATTGATactgttttatattcttttgtagGATTTTATGCTTGCTTAACTGCCGTTAAATATGTATTTTGTCTCTAGGTCTTCATTGTTTCATTCATTCCCCCAGCTTCCCAGATGTGTATTGTATATATGAGACAAGTTAAATTTCTCTTCATCCAACATATGCGTTCTTATGAGCTGTTTGTCCTATTGAACCTTTTTTCTTGTTACAGAAACTTCTGAAATTTGTTAACAGTGCTTTTATGTCCTTACAGGTCCACAGTGATGAACTTTTCAACTGAAAATCTTTCCACTGAAAATGTCATCAATGGCATAGCTTCTGAGACAACACTGCCTTTAAGTGAGTACGGGTCGGGCATAAAGGTCAGTGGTCCTATCCCACAGTTCTTCAATTTCATTTGTTCGCCTTCTGAACAAATGCACTTTGAGGCTTGCATGACTTAACCCAATGATCGAAGGCAAAAATAAATGATTACCGATAGAACTAACTACAGGTCCTGTTTGGATGGCCTTACACTTCATCCTCTGGATGCAGCCTACATGGAGTTTTAAGATGAGAAGGGGCAAGGCATgggtagatagatagatagagagagagagagagagagaacagtgTTTGATCAGAAGCCTCTGGAGCTCACGATCCCAGTAAAATCAGGATGATATGTTTCTTCCAATAGGTGATTTAGGAAATCcattttttttgggtggggggATTATGCTCTCTGATGAATTACCATACTCTAGGTTCTTCTGTTGTTGCTTCCTTCTCACCACAAAACCAATGCATTCTTTATCCGACAACAAAAATTGGACCGGCCAAAGTGTCTTCctatttttttgtgtgtgtgtttggGGGGGGGTGGCTGCCCAACAAGAGAGAAGCCCGTCACAACAGCGCAAATCCATGACAACCGGTATCAGCATGGACCAGTGAAATTACATGTCATGAAGGTGTCTTTTAAGGTACCAAAATAAGTCAATTGTTACTACTTGTAGACCGCCTTTCACTTGTTCAGATGGTTGGCAGCCACTGGGCAGATAATATTGTGCATGGGGCCCTGCAacgattttctttttccttcttggaAGTTGTGATTACATAAACCACGAGCCGGTGAGATTGGAGTGGCCATAATTTATATAGATCACAATTTCAGTGAATTAATTAGTCTACAACCAATGTGATGAatcttaagcatgaaagtttttCTGACATTTGTTTATgtgaatataaatatatgattatTTCAAGCATGGCACAAGTTCTCAAGCATAAATAGTTTGACTTCATGTTTGAAACTTCTGAATTAGATGATTTCCGTGTTATTTGAAATTTGGGAACTTTTAGGAACTCTTGTGCAGTATCATCATAAATTCCTTTAGAATAtgcatattcttttttttcaaacagaagcagatttttttctttaaaaaaaaaagcagattcAAGATTTCATTTAATTGTTTTTGTAggatatttaatttttcttaagAAAATGTGTAATTCGTTTCTGTAAGATATGGCAATTCAGCTAATTCTGGTATTATTACTTCTATCTAATGATCATTTGCTTTTTTTGCAGCGAAAGCAGACAACCGAGATGCAAATGGCATATGAAGCTGGCCAAAATTCTGATATTCTCAGTGAGTTTTCTGAGAGCTTCGTGCAGTGGGTTATTCATGGAGAGGCTCTATGTCATTGATGCAGAAAATTTTAGATAATTCATCGATGCCCCGTCTGACCTCAGGTCCAGGGATGTCGGTCCCCTCAAAATTTAACATCAttgagaaagaggagaaaaattaCATAATGGTGGGGACAGACATTCATTTGTAACATACCCCCTTCCCTAATACACCCCCCTTCTGCGCCTTGTACAATTGTGTTGATTTGGTTAAAGTGCTATCCTCGGTCATAGTCTGGTAGAAGTATGAGTAGTACATAGAtataattcttttgaatctcTGTTTCATTTGTTTTAACCTTAAGTTGCCATCATGTAAATATTCACTTACATTTGGCTCCCTTGAGCTCAACATTTACAGCAGCAATTTTTTCCTGTTCTCAATTTTTGTGTTGGTTGATGATTAGTGCAAAGTACCCTCTATTATACATAATAGCAggtttgatgcaaaaataatgttCTACTGGCGTGCTTTCCCCCTTCTGAAACCCAAGTCAATTACATTTTCCAACAATTGAGAGAATGAACTGAAGGCAGAGTCTGGAGTTCTAGGTTTCATAATTATGATGTAATGTTTACGTTTTGCTCTCATATCTGAGTGGAGATTAATTCACAATCCCTcccccctccaaaaaaaataaaaataaatctggACATGGGTCATCAAAATTGGGTCTATTCGCTCAACACAAAAACAATGTTCAACTCATTTAACCCGTTTATTTACGTAATGCCTCTTACCATGGCACCTAGCGTTTAATTTGATGTTCACACTTGATACCAGTCGACTCAGCACTTTAGCAAGGGAAAAAGAATAATTATAGAGCCTTTAGATCCCATCCGCCTTTAAATTTGAAGAAGCCATGGGAATGCTGAAACGTTCATCGCTGGAAACATCATTTCCCATGCCAACCATTTGCCTATGCTGCTAAACCATGTTAAAAAGCAAGCTTCTTGCTTCCCAATCTGCATTAGAAATGCATCGATTGAAGATAACCGTTGAAATAGACAAGCAtcattttttcttgattgtAAGCAAAAGAATAACACAATAAAACCTAACTTCTTTCTAAACCTTCGACGACATTTAATTCCAAAGAACAGTTTAACATAAAAGCAAAAATTAAGCCCCAGTCATAATGCCCATGAAGAACTCTTAGTCCACAGTCTGCAATAGAACTCATAGCagcaactcaaaattaaacaaaaaaaaagtcatgATCAAtaatttctctcttctttttctgagAAAAGATATGTATTCCATTTGAATCCTAGCTCTCCCATCCCGAGGGAGCAGCTGGAGGCTGGCCATCCCAACCAGTAGGGGCAGAAACAGGAGGAACATCCACAACAGGAGGAACATCCACAGTCGGAGGAGCAGCAGCAGCATCCCATCCATCACCAGCTACAGCACCTAAGCATAACAAGAGAACTTCATCAATACATATACACATTCGAACCATCACAAGAAGAATATAGCATTACCACCATCAAATATGTAACAAGAACAAAAGTTTTGAACCAAAATCTCCCTCCTTTGGTCTGTGGGAGGAttgttagtggtacaaataaaTAGAAGAGCCTTTGATGAAAAGAAGGGTATCTGGTAACTAGTAATAATAAGTAGGTTGTTGTGGGAGGGGTCAGGTCCACTTAATGTCATGCCTCAAAGGTGTTTCCCCTGTTAGATATATGCAAGGGTGGACTTGGCATACCAGTGCAATAAATTTAATAACAATGGACCAACAAGTTTAACCTATCTCGCTAAAAGTATGATTGGGGATAAAATTTTCAGTTAAAATCATAAAAGCCAGGTTGATGTTCATGATCATTAGTGTTAATCCATCTAATCTTGATAGCACAGTCAGAAATAAAAGCTGGTGGATCGACAGCTAACAATGCTGGAAAGTAGATTCGCTATTTTACAGGAAAAGCAAACAACTAAAACAGGATAAAGAACCCTCTAATGAAACTGTCATCCAAAAATTAACTGATAAACCTTAAAAGATTAAGAAAAGGAACTAGATTCTGACCTTGAGTAGCAGTCCATTCAACTCCAGGCACTGGAGGAACAACAGGAGGTACAGCTCCTGTATCAGGAACCCACTGTTCAGTAGGCCATTGGTCACTTGGTACCATACCTGTATACTCAGCAACTGCACCATATTCAGGAGCCACAGGAGCCTCCTCTTCCTGCTCCTTGGCCTCCTCAGGATCCCTGTAGAAAAACAGGTCTACCTGCAAGCGTCATGGCATAGAATGTTACTTAATGGAGGCACATAATTGATAGAAGTACGAAGATGACTCTTCATTAGTTCACCAAAGACTGAATGAGAATAGCATCTATAATACAGAGAAAAATAAGGTCTTTCATAAAACCATGGAGCCAAAATGGCTAATGTTGGTCAAGGACTCAAGGAAGAGAGCTAAGTAAACAGGCAAACAATAATTAGTACAATACAGAACAAGAAGTGGGTTTAAGATAAAATTCACTGTATCCTACCATTACTTCCCATTTGTGCCCAGGAGCAATAGTACCACGCATTTGCAGAACCATCCTAGCCAGCAACCAGTAGAGGCAACCGATACTGAGCTTCCCCTTGTTATTAGCCGGAATTCCAATGTCAACATATCGCATCGGTGAATCCGTGTCACAGAAAGCAATAGTAGGAATGTTTCCGAGAGCAGATTCCTTAATTGGctgcaaattttttttcaaagcacAGATATATAAGAACAAATAACATTCACCCTTTTGTAGCTCACCTATGCTAATGATTGATTCACCTGGTGATCAGTTCTAGGATCAGTGAGAATGAGGAGACGGGGTTCGCTAAAGGATGTTTGAAGCTGATTGGTGAAAGTTCCAGGTGTGTGCCTTCCAGCAATAGCATGAGCACCAGTGTATTGTGCAAATTTCAGGACAGCTCTCTGTCCATAAGGTCTAGCAGATTGAACAATGATGTCTTGGGGGTTTTCAATGGCAACAATAACCCTAGCTGCTAGCTGAAGCTTTTCCCAAGTTTTACCAAGGTTGATGATGAAGATACCTGAACAACAAATGTAAATATAGGAAAAAAGACAAAGTTAGATAGCTTATGTTTTCCATGTATTGCTTATAGTATTAGAGAAAATTTTCTGCACTGTTAGTCATGAGGGGCAAAGTAAAAATCCACCAACATATAAACACCAAgtacaaaggaaaaaaagagagagaaaaaagggaaaTCATTAATTAGGAGGAATACCACTGCCATGCTATACAGGCACATTGTGCCAATAGCGGCAATCTGTAAAAAGTCATTATGGGTATCCCTGTTCACAAACAGGTTTACCCCAAAGTCAGCTTTAAGTGTCCAGAGATATCTACTGATTGTTTCAATTTCTATAATATTTAGTTGATTATTTGAAAGGATAatacttttcttttattttgcaaGCTAACCCATTCAACAGACCAGGACACATTTAATCAAAAGCTTGCAGGCTATGATCATGATGCCCATCTTGTCAGCATGGGTCAAAATTGTCAGATCTTAGACTAATATATAGTATATAGGATGAAAGGAAGGTACTGATATCTAGTGGTGTAACCACCAATTAtgattatattcttaataatttTTGTGAAATAAGCCAATAACATTTGTATTATATATGCTTGGCTTCTATCAAGTTTTGACAATACAAATCCTTCCACAAACAGGTTGCAATGTTCATACTCATCATCGTAGTTTATCCTGAGCTTCTTTTGATCGCACCCAGTTGGAACCTAAGGCTTCATCTCTAGGCGTACAAATAGCATTATTCATCCTTTCATAgcatttcattacaaaattccaaTTTCTTAAGATTGTATATCTTGAAGCCAGAAATTTAGGCAACAAATAGGGGCAGAGGCTGTGATAAGTGTAGTTTGTAATATTGATTATATACATGTGCTGGAATAGAACAGACACTAAGAAGTTGAGGCAGCCTGATAATAATATATTCAAAAAATGATAAATACAAAGAGAACCTTAAAGAATAGTTATAACCTACCAAGTGCATCATTATAAGTCAAATAAAATGCAACAGTCAATGAGAGTATCAACTAGCCAACAAGATGCTAAACCATAAATCAGTCTCATTCTCCATATTAGGTATGACAAACCGAAAAGGAGAGTGCCCATCTTTTAAAACATGGAGACTAGTGGAATAGATCTGCACAACTTTTTCCAAACATTAACTCCTTATCAACAGAATTGAACATCCTTGATCAGCAGGCTATGGGGAATCAAAATCTCATGAAAGCAGGATAGCTCAACCTGCAGATTGACCATGTTCTACAGCAGTCACCTAAACTATCAATTTTCGCTTACAGATCAACATGTACATAGAAACAAGAGTTCCATCCCTTAAAGGGTATCAGAAGCATGTGCAAGTGTTGTAAATGCAACACACCGTTCAAAACATTATTAATTGGAAAATTTATATAAGACAACATGTTGATGATGGTCACCATTACATAACTTTGAACTTGCGGTGAAATTATTATTTCATCGAAAATGGATACACAGACCGCATCTCATGCATCTACTTTTTTTCACCTAATTGAATGCGGCAGCCTGATGATCGACAAAAAGTGGGTAGCGATCACCATACATCCACATGCAACTATTTTGGATATGAATACCATTCGTTATGGACTAGCATGCTTCAATGTGTAATTGGAGCATATATGAAGATGctacatttatttttttttcatgatggGATCAGAGGACACTTTAAAGGAGCAGCGTAGGTTATTAATGAAATTACGAGAAACCATGCGACAGCATATGCACACATTCAACAGTCATTATCATCAAACCGGCGAAGTTTTCGAATCTGGAAAAAGATAATTCCAAAGTTTCATAAAGATTACAACCAAGGACTTGATTTACAATTCATGGATCATCTAAATAAAGGCCCAACAATTCGCACTGTTGTTTTGTGAGGTTTTACCAACGCATGCGCgataaccaaaaaagagaaccaACCTCATCAAAAATCTTTCCTTTTACATAATCAACTTATCAAAATCATTACTTTCTACAAATTTAAGGCGATTCAAACC
This portion of the Phoenix dactylifera cultivar Barhee BC4 chromosome 11, palm_55x_up_171113_PBpolish2nd_filt_p, whole genome shotgun sequence genome encodes:
- the LOC103703323 gene encoding 40S ribosomal protein SA-like encodes the protein MATRALSQKEQDIQMLLAADVHLGTKNCDFQMERYVFKRRSDGIFIINLGKTWEKLQLAARVIVAIENPQDIIVQSARPYGQRAVLKFAQYTGAHAIAGRHTPGTFTNQLQTSFSEPRLLILTDPRTDHQPIKESALGNIPTIAFCDTDSPMRYVDIGIPANNKGKLSIGCLYWLLARMVLQMRGTIAPGHKWEVMVDLFFYRDPEEAKEQEEEAPVAPEYGAVAEYTGMVPSDQWPTEQWVPDTGAVPPVVPPVPGVEWTATQGAVAGDGWDAAAAPPTVDVPPVVDVPPVSAPTGWDGQPPAAPSGWES